The Acidobacteriota bacterium genomic sequence GATGACCTCCTCGCCCCTCGCGAACCGGTAGGCGTCCTCGGGTGTCAGCGTGCACCCGACCATGCCGGCGTCGGTCGAGTACGACGTGTGCAGGTGGGTGTCCCCGTAGAACACCTGGTTGGGCCAGTCCTGGCCGGGGTAGGGCGAGTAGTTGATCTCGCGGTTGAGCGCTTCGGGCGGCGGCGCGTCCTGCGCCACGGCGCACGGCGCTCCCAGCACGACTCCGCAAAACATCAAAACGAGCGTTCGCCGGATGTCCATCACGACTCCTCTCCATGGGGGTTTTCCGCCGCTGCGCCGCGGAAACCCTCGGGTTTGCATGACTATTTCAGTTCGTATCGCCTCAAACATCGTTTTTCTTTCTTCTGCTGCTCGACCTTCGTGTCGATGTCCTTCTGGGTGTTGTCGAGCGCGTCTTTTCGGTTGATTCGCGGTATCCTAACATATCCTCGCGACGCCATGCAATGAGCGAACGAGCACGAACCGACGAGTGAGACGTGGACATCCGGCGTGTCTCCGCCGCAGACGGACACGCACAGGATCCCCGGACCGCGGTGCTGATCGAAGAACGAAGAACAAAGATCCCAACCACCCCGAAGGCGTTTCGTCATGGCTGGGCGGGTGAGTGATCTTCGTTTTTCGGCTCTTGGTTCCGGTCCGATTGCACCCGGGACGGCCACTCCACAATGCTGCCAACCCGAGCGAGCGGGGTGCTCCCTGCTCCCCTCTCACGGCCTACGGCTTACGGCTCACGGTCTTACGGCGTATACCAGATCGGCGAGGTGTAGGCGCGGTCCTGGACCGTGAGCCTGGTGCCCTCGGGCATGGTGATGCCGTAGAACTTCTGGTCGTAGGCGGTCCAGCGCGGCTTCGGGATCTCGATGACGCGAACGTAGTAGAACGCTCGCTCAGAGGGATCGAAGGTCGGATCCTCCCAGTAGGCGCCGAGAAGAGCATCGCCGATCGTGTTCGTGAAGCTCGCATTGGCGACGTCCACGGTGTTCCCCACAGGCGTCGTGCACCGTCCGTCCGGCCCGATTTCGCGGCCGTCGGAGACCGCGACGTCGAAGATCCGTTCGTGAACCTCACCGGCTGCGTCGATCCAACCCTTGATGACCTGGATGCGGTCGAGATTGGCGCCATCCGGGTCGCGCATGGCTCGGATCAAGAAGCGAGGCTTCGTGCCGACCGGGGCGGCCGAGAGGTCGCCGCCCATCGGGACCCCGCGCGCGTAACCCTGCGCCGCGAAGTCAGGCAGGCTGATTTCTTCCGGCTCGAAGTCCCAGCCCGCAAAGACTCGGACGACCATCCGGCCGCCGGTGGTGCCGTAGACCTCACGACGCTTGAATGCGTCCCAGATCGACTCGCGAGAATTCTCGCGTGCCCAGACGGCCGCGAGCCCCGACGCCCCGAGATCGACGGCCTGGATGGAGAGCGAGTCGTCCACCAGCGACTTGATGAGCACGTCCTTGTAACGCTCGGCGCTGGGTTCGACGATGTTGGCCTTGCCCCACCAGTTCTCCTCCTCGGTCGAGGCGAGACCGCCGTGGGCATCGGTGGAACCGATCATGCCGAATTTGAACGGGTTCGTTCCGAGCGTCGCCTCATATGCGAGGCCGCGCTTGAGGGCCTCACGGGAGTACTCGTACTGCAGCATGTCGCGGGTCTTGGCCGCGGAACCGGACAGGTTGCCCTTGTCGATGAGTTCGAAATCGGCAAATCCGTCGTCGGGCGAAAGGAAGGGGTGTGCCTCGCCCGTGCCTTTCGGCTGGGTGACCTCCACGACTGGCTCCCACTCGGCGCGACGGCGTGCGTACTCGGCGTCGAGCGGTCGCTTCGTCTTGACCGTCACGTCCGCAAACATGAGTCCGTTGGAGAGGTTGCCGT encodes the following:
- a CDS encoding DUF3604 domain-containing protein — protein: MRRVGMKHLWVVTMAVGLIVSSGAVFSQDIGASPEFADKVEHNYSPYVGRHFPLRVFWGDTHLHTSYSTDAGMAGNTVGPEDAYRFAKGEMVMTSTGQKAQLKRPLDFLVIADHAENLGLAPFIEKDDPTVLANPQGKLWHDMVKNGEGYDAFIEWVAAMNTGKDPMPNEDMVRGAWYEIIEAAERNNQPGAFTALIGFEWTSAPGGNNLHRNVLFRDGADVAKQVVPFSLYDSEDPEDLWRWMENLEETTGGRVLAIPHNGNLSNGLMFADVTVKTKRPLDAEYARRRAEWEPVVEVTQPKGTGEAHPFLSPDDGFADFELIDKGNLSGSAAKTRDMLQYEYSREALKRGLAYEATLGTNPFKFGMIGSTDAHGGLASTEEENWWGKANIVEPSAERYKDVLIKSLVDDSLSIQAVDLGASGLAAVWARENSRESIWDAFKRREVYGTTGGRMVVRVFAGWDFEPEEISLPDFAAQGYARGVPMGGDLSAAPVGTKPRFLIRAMRDPDGANLDRIQVIKGWIDAAGEVHERIFDVAVSDGREIGPDGRCTTPVGNTVDVANASFTNTIGDALLGAYWEDPTFDPSERAFYYVRVIEIPKPRWTAYDQKFYGITMPEGTRLTVQDRAYTSPIWYTP
- a CDS encoding DUF3604 domain-containing protein — encoded protein: MDIRRTLVLMFCGVVLGAPCAVAQDAPPPEALNREINYSPYPGQDWPNQVFYGDTHLHTSYSTDAGMVGCTLTPEDAYRFARGEEVI